One segment of Primulina tabacum isolate GXHZ01 chromosome 6, ASM2559414v2, whole genome shotgun sequence DNA contains the following:
- the LOC142550004 gene encoding uncharacterized protein LOC142550004, which translates to MTLLLISINELETGRELNQICNLQRAADTRWSSHFRSLSSLIKMFSAACTVLLNVMEDGLPSQRADATSIYDEMNSFDFVFILHLMNEIMEITDVLCQTLQSKSQDILNAMELVSSTKKLIQELRDGKWDYLLEKVKSFCVARNIDVPDFSAQYVDRRGRARRHQGNFTIEHHYRVNFFYATIDSQMQEINVRFSEDVMELLMLSSALNPQNVSDSFRYLDICKLVEKFYPQDFTSEEKERLEMQLKHYEHNVIKGLYYKSLSTISELCQWLVKTKKAATYDLVFRVIVLVLTLPVSTGTTERSFSTKNIIKTRLRSKMEDDFLSYALVIFIEIEIAKIFV; encoded by the coding sequence ATGACATTGCTTTTGATTTCTATTAATGAACTCGAGACAGGGCGTGAACTTAATCAGATATGTAATTTACAACGAGCAGCTGATACACGTTGGAGTTCTCATTTTAGATCATTATCGAGCTTGATCAAGATGTTTAGTGCAGCATGTACTGTATTGCTCAATGTTATGGAAGATGGACTTCCTTCCCAAAGAGCAGATGCAACGTCtatttatgatgaaatgaaTTCATTTGATTTTGTATTCATATTGCATCTAATGAACGAGATTATGGAGATCACAGATGTGCTTTGTCAGACATTGCAAAGTAAGTCTCAAGATATTTTGAATGCAATGGAGCTAGTTTCAtctacaaaaaaattaattcaagagCTAAGGGATGGCAAATGGGATTATTTGCTTGAAAAAGTGAAGTCTTTTTGTGTGGCTCGTAATATTGATGTTCCTGATTTTAGTGCTCAGTATGTTGATAGGCGAGGTCGAGCCCGTCGTCATCAAGGAAATTTCACCATTGAGCATCATTAtagggtaaattttttttatgccaCGATAGATTCACAAATGCAAGAAATTAATGTGCGTTTTAGTGAAGATGTAATGGAGTTACTCATGCTTAGTTCTgctttaaatcctcaaaatgTAAGTGATTCATTTAGATATCTGGATATATGCAAATTGGTTGAAAAGTTTTATCCACAAGATTTTACTAGTGAAGAAAAAGAACGGTTAGAGATGCAGCTGAAGCACTATGAGCATAATGTAATCAAAGGGTTATACTACAAAAGTCTTTCAACCATTTCCGAGTTGTGCCAATGGTTGGTGAAGACTAAAAAAGCTGCTACGTATGACCTTGTTTTTAGAGTGATCGTGCTTGTGCTGACTCTTCCAGTTTCTACCGGTACTACAGAACGGTCATTCTCcactaagaatatcatcaaaactAGGCTTCGGAGCAAAATGGAGGATGATTTTCTCTCGTATGCATTGGTGATATTTATTGAAATAgaaattgctaaaatatttgtatag
- the LOC142550005 gene encoding uncharacterized protein LOC142550005, which yields MEKFVTIDKFFQRKRSNQLDLPVSTAPSIPSDDNLPPEVHSQKLRKVESAGVDLNFLERDPGLRRQIWEYSPNEQEEICFNHPDMSFFLGWSIPQQKIKLSVFLVLSLTSHRDVLSKLHLLLLDLIIGRRLEVEKLVLSNVTLGKMMYLHPIVWLKRHGVHFRGHDESSNSSNRGNFLEFLDVAALYNDELSDAIQKAPKNAKYTCHDIQKQILLMFSMRVKNVILEEIEASKYCITIDEARDESKREQMSIVLRSQGYNGARNMRDEFNGLQALILKDCKSAYYVHCFAHRLQ from the exons ATGGAAAAATTTGTTACAATTGATAAATTCTTTCAGAGGAAGAGATCAAATCAATTAGATCTTCCAGTTTCTACAGCTCCATCTATACCATCAGATGATAATCTTCCACCCGAGGTTCATTCTCAAAAGTTAAGAAAGGTTGAAAGTGCAGGGGTTGATCTTAACTTCTTAGAGCGTGATCCAGGATTACGTCGACAAATATGGGAATACTCTCCCAACGAGCAAGAAGAAATTT GTTTCAATCACCCTGATATGAGCTTTTTCCTTGGTTGGAGTATTCCCCAGCAAAAGATAAAGCTTTCTGTTTTCCTTGTTTTATCTTTAACAAGCCATCGGGATGTCTTAAGCAAACTGCATTTACTGTTGTTGGATTTGATAATTGGAAGAAGGCTCGAAGTGGAAAAACTTGTTCTTTCTAATGTCACATTGGGAAAGATGATGTATCTTCATCCCATCGTATGGCTGAAAAGGCAT GGCGTTCATTTTAGAGGTCATGATGAGAGCTCTAATTCATCTAATCGTGGAAACTTTCTTGAATTTCTTGATGTGGCGGCCTTGTATAACGATGAGCTTTCAGATGCAATACAGAAAGCTCCGAAAAATGCCAAGTATACATGCCATGATATTCAAAAGCAAATACTTCTTATGTTCTCAATGAGAGTGAAAAATGTAATTCTTGAAGAAATTGAAGCCAGCAAGTATTGCATAACCATCGATGAAGCCCGTGATGAGTCAAAAAGAGAACAAATGTCTATAGTGTTGAG aagtcaaggTTACAATGGTGCTAGAAATATGAGAGATGAGTTCAATGGACTGCAAGCTTTGATTCTAAAAGATTGTAAGAGTgcttattatgttcattgcttTGCCCATCGATTGCAGTAG
- the LOC142550006 gene encoding uncharacterized protein LOC142550006 gives MFSLITNCIYAKEAWDILQKHCEGSESVRRTKLRMLTSKFESLRMEENETIVDYDRRQRDIANEAFSLGDPMSNERLVSKVLRSLPECFNIKICAIDESKDTSTLNLEDLISSLRTFEMNLELQKRNKGKAIVLQTSDDSMNSLIQEANESDLGEESISLITKKFGDYLKRMRDKKKTVSSQKPSAVPFERNKSGVPTQGNTLPRNEAMGRSHAKKLNSVQCRECSGFGHYANE, from the coding sequence ATGTTCAGTCTTATCACAAACTGCATATATGCCAAAGAAGCATGGGATATTCTTCAGAAACACTGTGAAGGGTCTGAAAGTGTTCGTAGGACCAAACTCAGAATGCTGACCTCAAAATTCGAAAGCCTAAGGATGGAGGAGAATGAGACTATTGTTGATTATGATCGAAGACAGCGTGACATCGCAAATGAAGCTTTTAGTCTTGGTGATCCTATGTCCAACGAAAGACTGGTTAGCAAGGTTCTAAGATCCCTTCCTGAATGCTTTAATATCAAAATATGTGCCATCGATGAATCCAAGGATACTTCTACACTCAATCTGGAAGACTTGATCAGCTCTCTCCGAACATTTGAAATGAATCTGGAGTTACAGAAAAGAAATAAAGGGAAGGCCATTGTCTTACAAACTTCTGATGACTCCATGAACAGCCTAATTCAAGAGGCAAATGAATCTGATCTCGGTGAAGAGTCGATTTCCTTGATTACTAAGAAGTTTGGTGACTACCTCAAAAGAATGAGAGACAAGAAGAAAACCGTCTCATCGCAAAAACCTTCCGCTGTCCCCTTTGAAAGGAATAAGTCGGGTGTACCTACTCAAGGGAATACCTTGCCAAGAAACGAAGCAATGGGTCGATCACATGCAAAAAAACTCAATTCAGTACAATGTCGTGAGTGCTCCGGGTTTGGTCATTATGCAAATGAGTGA